GTGCCGATGGCCGCCATGCACGACCTCGACATTCCGCACAGCAAGATCAACATCCACGGCGGCGCGTGCGCGCTGGGCCACCCGATCGGCGCCTCGGGCGCGCGCATCATCGTCACCCTGCTGGGTGCCTTGAAAAAAACCGGCGGCAAGCGCGGCGTGGCAGCCCTGTGCATCGGCGGCGGCGAAGCGACGGCGATGGCAATCGAACTGGTATAAGCTCTTCCTGAGCAAGGGCGCGCACCGCGGTTCACGGTGTGCGCTTTCATTTTATTTTCAGGGAGAATAAATATGCCTACCGCATTGATCATCGGCGCCTCGCGCGGCATCGGCCACGCAATCGTCCGTCAATACCGCCACGACGGCTGGCGGGTGATTGCCACGGCGCGCACGCAAGACGCTTGCGACGCCCTCGCGCAACTGGGCGCCGAAGCGCACCGGCTCGACGTGACGGATGTGGAAGGCTGTGCCGGCCTGGGCTGGAAGCTCGACGATGAAAAGCTCGACGTGGCCATCCTCAACGCGGGCGTGTATGGCCCCCGTCACGACGGTACGCCCACGCAAGAAGATTTCGATGCCGTCATGCACACGAACGTGCTGGCGGCCATGCGGCTGCTGCCGATCCTGGCGCCGCTGGTCGGCAATGCCAAAGGCAAGCTGGCTGTGCTGTCCTCGCACATGGGTTCCCTGAGCGAGCGGGGCAACCCCAGCGGTTCGCTGTACCGCGCCAGCAAGGCGGCCTTGAATTCCGTGCTGATCGACACGTCCCTCGTGCATGGCCCGCAAGGCGTCAGCTGCATCGCCTTCCACCCGGGCTGGGTACGCACGGACATGGGCGGCGCCGGCGCCGATATTTCGCCCGAGCAAAGCGCTGCCGGCATCCGCACCACCTTGGCCAGCCTGCCGGCCACGGACAAGGCCGTGTTCCGCAACTACGATGGCAAGCCCATCGCCTGGTAATTCCCGCATCCACTATAAAAATATACGAGACGACGTCCCATGATACTCAATGAAGAACAAACGATGATCCAGGAAGCGCTGCGCAGTTTTTCGCGCGAGCGCCTGGCGCCCAATGCGGCCCGCTGGGACAAGGAACATCATTTCCCGAAAGAAGAATTGCAGGAACTGGCCGCGCTGGGCGCCTTTGGCGTGGCCGTGCCGGAAGCGCTCGGTGGCGCCGGCCTCGATTACGTGTCGCTGGCCCTGGTGCTGGAAGAAATCGCCGCCGGTGATGGCGGCACCTCGACCATCATTTCCGTGAATAATTGCCCCGTGTGCAGCATCGCCATGATGTACGCCAACGACGCGCAAAAGGAACAATGGCTGCGTCCGCTGGCGCAAGGCGCCATGCTCGGTGCGTTTTGCCTGACGGAACCGCATACGGGCAGCGACGCCTCGGCCCTGCGCACGACGGCCACGCGCGATGGCAATGCATACGTCATCAACGGCACGAAACAATTCATTACCAGCGGCAAGTATGCGGACGTGGCCATCGTCATGGCCGTCACCGACAAGGCAGCCGGCAAGCGCGGCATCAGTGCCTTCTGGGTGCCGACGAACACGCCAGGCTACATTGTGGCGGGACTGGAACAGAAGATGGGCCAGCATTCGTCGGACACGGCGCAAATCCTGTTCGACAATTGCCGCATCCCGGCCGAAAATTTAATCGGTGAAGAAGGACAAGGCTACAAGATCGCCCTGTCCGGCCTGGAAGGCGGACGCATCGGCATCGCCTCGCAAGCCGTGGGCATGGCGCGCGCCGCATATGAGGCAGCCCTGCAGTACGCACGCGAGCGCGAAAGTTTCGGCAAGCCCATCTATGAACACCAGGCCGTGCAATTCCGCCTGGCCGACATGGCCACGCAGATCGAAGCGGCGCGCCAGCTGATACGCCACGCGGCGGCCATGAAGGATGCGGGCTTGCCCTGCCTGAAGGAAGCGGCCATGGCCAAGCTGTTTGCGTCGGAAATGGCGGAAAAAGTGTGCTCGGACGCCATCCAGGTGCATGGCGGCTACGGCTATGTGTCCGACTTCCCCGTCGAGCGCATCTACCGCGACGTGCGCGTGTGCCAGATTTATGAGGGAACCAGCGATATTCAGAAGATTTTGATTGCGCGGGCTTTGTAAACCCCACGGCAAAGACCGGGGTCGTACCCTGCAGGGTACGACCCCAGCTTCTGCCTTTGGGTTTCTCCTGCCAACAATAGACGAAAAAAAAGCCCGCTAGCGCGGGCTTCGTTCCAATGTATTACCAATGCTTTAATCGTGTCATGGACGCCAGTGCTATCTGCAAAGTGCCTCCTGATTTTCGGACTCCCATGCTATCTGCAAGGTGACTCCAAGTGTAAAATCGACCATCGTATCCGGAATTACAAAATCCATTTCTTCGCACTGTCACGCCATCGACATTACACCTGTCGGTCGCCGCGCTGAAACTGGATGGTGAGATGATTTGCTGCCAAATCTCAATCACTGAACGGAGTATAGCACAGCATTTTGTGCGGTGCAATAAATATTTAAAATCAAGTCCTTAGCGCCAGCGGCTTGTCCTCTTCGCCGCCACGCGCCACTCTTTCGTATTCGGAAATTACTTGCGCGCCCAGCAGCAGCAGGGTGGCGCCGATTTCCAGGCTGAACATGACGACGATGGCCGTCGTCATCGAGCCATACACGACGTTGACCTGCGACAAGGTGGAGAAATACCAGACCAGCACATGGCGCGCGATTTCCCACAGCAGG
Above is a genomic segment from Janthinobacterium sp. 64 containing:
- a CDS encoding SDR family oxidoreductase; this translates as MPTALIIGASRGIGHAIVRQYRHDGWRVIATARTQDACDALAQLGAEAHRLDVTDVEGCAGLGWKLDDEKLDVAILNAGVYGPRHDGTPTQEDFDAVMHTNVLAAMRLLPILAPLVGNAKGKLAVLSSHMGSLSERGNPSGSLYRASKAALNSVLIDTSLVHGPQGVSCIAFHPGWVRTDMGGAGADISPEQSAAGIRTTLASLPATDKAVFRNYDGKPIAW
- a CDS encoding acyl-CoA dehydrogenase family protein yields the protein MILNEEQTMIQEALRSFSRERLAPNAARWDKEHHFPKEELQELAALGAFGVAVPEALGGAGLDYVSLALVLEEIAAGDGGTSTIISVNNCPVCSIAMMYANDAQKEQWLRPLAQGAMLGAFCLTEPHTGSDASALRTTATRDGNAYVINGTKQFITSGKYADVAIVMAVTDKAAGKRGISAFWVPTNTPGYIVAGLEQKMGQHSSDTAQILFDNCRIPAENLIGEEGQGYKIALSGLEGGRIGIASQAVGMARAAYEAALQYARERESFGKPIYEHQAVQFRLADMATQIEAARQLIRHAAAMKDAGLPCLKEAAMAKLFASEMAEKVCSDAIQVHGGYGYVSDFPVERIYRDVRVCQIYEGTSDIQKILIARAL